The following coding sequences are from one Acomys russatus chromosome 16, mAcoRus1.1, whole genome shotgun sequence window:
- the LOC127200213 gene encoding olfactory receptor 1P1-like, translating into MARRNKTSTFEFLLWGLSEQPQQQQTLFLLFLCMYLVTVAGNLLIVLAIGTDVRLHTPMYFFLASLSCADILFTSTTVPKALVNIHTQNRAISYAGCLVQLYFFLTFGDMDIFLLATMAYDRFVAICHPLHYRMIMSFQRCSLLVTACWILTNLVAMTHTFLIFRLSFCSKKVIPDFFCDLGPLMKIACSETHVNELVLLFLGGAVILIPFLLIIASYIRIVSTILRVPSAQGRLKAFSTCGSHLAVVTLFFGTVIRAYLVPSSSSSNSVVEDTAAAVMYTVVTPLLNPFIYSLRNKDMKGALIRLLKGKISFSWGQ; encoded by the coding sequence ATGGCAAGAAGGAACAAGACCAGCACCtttgagttcctcctctgggGACTGTCAGAGCAGCCACAACAGCAGCAGaccctcttcctgctcttcctgtgcATGTACCTGGTCACTGTAGCTGGGAATCTGCTCATTGTCCTGGCAATTGGTACTGATGTCCGActccacacccccatgtacttcttcctcgcCAGCCTGTCCTGTGCTGACATCCTTTTCACCTCCACCACGGTACCCAAGGCCCTGGTGAACATCCACACCCAGAACAGGGCCATCTCCTATGCAGGATGCCTAGTCCAGCTCTATTTCTTCTTGACTTTTGGAGACATGGACATTTTCCTCCTGGCCACAATGGCCTATGACCGCTTTGTAGCCATTTGTCACCCTCTCCACTATAGGATGATCATGAGCTTCCAGCGCTGCTCACTCTTGGTGACAGCCTGTTGGATCCTTACAAACCTTGTCGCCATGACACACACCTTCCTCATATTCCGGCTTTCCTTCTGCTCTAAAAAAGTCATTCCAGACTTCTTCTGTGACCTGGGACCCCTGATGAAGATCGCTTGCTCTGAAACCCATGTCAACGAACTTGTGCTTCTCTTCCTGGGGGGTGCAGTCATCTTAATCCCCTTTTTGCTCATCATTGCATCTTATATCCGCATCGTGTCAACTATCCTCAGGGTCCCTTCTGCCCAAGGGAGGCTCAAGGCCTTTTCTACCTGTGGGTCTCACCTTGCTGTGGTGACCCTGTTCTTTGGGACAGTGATCAGGGCTTATCTGGtcccctcatcctcttcctccaactcagtggtagaggacaCAGCAGCTGCTGTCATGTACACAGTAGTAACTCCGCTGCTGAACCCATTCATTTACAGCCTGCGGAACAAAGACATGAAGGGAGCGCTGATCAGACTTCTCAAGGGCAAAATCTCCTTCTCCTGGGGCCAGTGA
- the LOC127199799 gene encoding olfactory receptor 1A1-like, with product MREENETSTTDFVLLGVTRQREQEYFFFILFLFIYPITVVGNMLIILAINSDVRLHNPMYFFLANLSLVDIFFSSVTIPKMLANHLLGSKAISFGGCLAQMYFMISLGNTDSYILAAMAYDRAVAITRPLHYATVMSARACVLLVAGSWVIGHANSLPHTLLTARLSFCGNKDVANFYCDITPLLQLSCSDIRFNVKMMYLGVGVFSVPLLCIVISYVRVFSTVLRTPSTKSFLKALSTCGSHLTVVSLYYGTVMGMYFRPLNSYSLKHALITVMYTAVTPMLNPFIYSLRNRDMKAALRKLFHHTTSSSPM from the coding sequence atgagagaagaaaatgagacttCTACCACAGATTTCGTTCTCCTGGGAGTTACCAGGCAGCGGGAGCAAGAatatttcttcttcatcctcttcctgttCATTTACCCCATCACAGTGGTTGGAAACATGCTCATCATCCTAGCCATAAACTCAGACGTTCGCCTTCATaaccccatgtacttcttcctcgcCAACCTCTCGCTTGTCGACATCTTCTTCTCCTCTGTAACTATCCCCAAGATGTTGGCCAATCATCTCCTGGGTAGCAAAGCCATCTCCTTTGGGGGATGTCTGGCACAGATGTATTTCATGATATCTTTGGGAAACACAGACAGCTATATACTAGCTGCAATGGCATATGACCGAGCTGTGGCCATCACCCGCCCACTTCATTACGCGACAGTTATGAGTGCACGGGCTTGTGTCCTGCTGGTTGCTGGGTCCTGGGTGATTGGACATGCCAATTCACTTCCCCACACCTTGCTCACAGCTAGATTGTCTTTCTGTGGCAATAAGGATGTGGCCAACTTCTACTGTGACATCACCCCTTTGCTccagctgtcctgttctgacaTCCGCTTCAATGTGAAGATGATGTACCTCGGGGTTGGGGTTTTCTCTGTACCACTGCTGTGCATCGTCATCTCCTATGTCCGGGTCTTTTCCACAGTCTTGCGCACTCCTTCCACCAAGAGCTTCCTCAAGGCCTTGTCCACCTGTGGCTCTCACTTGACAGTGGTGTCTTTGTATTATGGGACAGTCATGGGCATGTATTTCCGGCCCCTGAACAGTTACAGTCTGAAGCATGCATTGATAACCGTGATGTACACGGCAGTGACCCCAATGCTGAACCCTTtcatctacagcctgaggaacCGGGACATGAAAGCTGCACTGAGGAAGCTCTTCCATCACACCACCTCCTCATCCCCCATGTGA